One genomic window of Coffea eugenioides isolate CCC68of chromosome 1, Ceug_1.0, whole genome shotgun sequence includes the following:
- the LOC113777950 gene encoding LRR receptor-like serine/threonine-protein kinase GSO1, whose product MIMGGSNHFSVFLLVAIILLCSSSKTVNATCYVSEKQALMDFKKDLEDPFGRLWSWIHDVDCCKWEGVVCSNRSGQVIQLHLQSPDREIDDFGHEQKSPLSGKISHSLQNLTHLRYLDLSLNDFSGIPIPSFFGSLRSLRYLNLSGAGFQGMVPYQLGNLSSLRTLSIGGDLSDLQVDNLQWLAGLSNLEHLDMSGVNLSTASNGLEVINMIPSLVEIHLRSCQLDLISHHLGRDTFVFHANFSSLTVLDVSGNFLGHLIPRWIFGLTTLASLDLSGTKLEGLLPRGLWNLTSLQHLDLSSNQLNGSLPDELFYLNNLISLNLRDNQFEGSLDGIWNQSSLTSLDLSYNNFATFLPSQLSTLTALISLLLASNQFRGSIPSSIANISNLQHLDLYNNSLSSSLPSEVFTLKDLISLDASSNHLNGPIPSAVGNCTKLKILSLFGNALSGSIPSNLGRCTQLKELWLNYNALSGSIRSNLGRCTKLEYLMLCGNALSGSIPSNLGKLSSLEHLDVSQNKLTGTLPKSLWQLSKLEELRIADNLIEGVVSESHLDNLTALWIFDASGNSYLTLKVSANWTPRAQFLVLGLCSWKLSPQFPTWIRSQKFLQALKLSFTGISDTIPPWLFNSSLVHVDLSHNQLHGGISHVLCEFKNKNRVLGHLDLGENSLSGEIPNCWMNYPSLYHIDLNSNNFTGSIPRSLFHLEDLEYLGLGNNSLTGPITFDFVNHE is encoded by the exons ATGATCATGGGTGGATCAAACCATTTCTCTGTTTTCTTGCTCGTTGCAATAATTTTACTCTGTTCTTCCAGCAAAACTGTAAATGCAACTTGCTATGTAAGTGAGAAACAAGCTCTTATGGACTTCAAAAAAGACTTGGAAGATCCCTTTGGCAGACTCTGGTCTTGGATTCACGACGTTGATTGCTGCAAATGGGAAGGAGTTGTTTGTAGCAACCGAAGTGGCCAGGTGATTCAACTTCACCTTCAGAGTCCTGATCgtgaaattgatgattttggTCATGAGCAAAAATCACCATTAAGCGGTAAAATCAGTCATTCGTTACAAAATTTGACTCACTTGCGTTACCTTGATCTAAGTCTAAATGATTTCAGTGGAATTCCAATTCCCAGTTTTTTTGGGTCTCTTAGAAGTCTAAGGTACCTGAATTTATCTGGAGCTGGATTTCAAGGAATGGTTCCCTATCAGCTTGGAAACCTGTCAAGTTTACGCACTTTAAGCATAGGAGGCGATCTGTCCGATCTTCAAGTTGATAACCTGCAATGGTTGGCTGGTCTCTCTAATCTGGAGCACCTAGACATGAGTGGCGTGAACCTTAGTACAGCGTCTAATGGGCTGGAGGTGATTAACATGATCCCTTCTTTGGTAGAGATACATTTGCGCTCTTGTCAacttgatttaatttctcatcATCTTGGCAGAGATACATTTGTCTTCCATGCCAACTTTTCTTCTCTTACTGTCCTAgatgtttctggaaattttcttggACACCTCATCCCTAGATGGATTTTCGGTCTTACTACCCTTGCTTCCCTTGATTTAAGTGGGACCAAGCTTGAAGGCCTATTGCCCAGAGGTCTTTGGAACTTGACTTCCCTCCAACACTTGGATCTTTCCTCGAACCAGTTGAATGGTTCATTGCCAGATGAGCTTTTCTATCTTAACAATCTCATTTCTCTCAACCTTAGGGATAATCAATTCGAAGGCTCCTTGGATGGAATTTGGAATCAAAGTTCCCTTACATCTTTGGATCTATCATACAATAACTTTGCTACCTTCCTCCCAAGCCAATTATCCACTTTAACTGCCCTAATTTCACTTCTTCTTGCCTCCAATCAGTTTCGAGGTTCTATCCCAAGCTCTATTGCCAACATTTCCAACCTTCAACATCTTGATCTATATAATAACAGCCTTAGCTCCTCTTTACCAAGTGAAGTATTCACATTGAAGGACTTGATTTCACTTGATGCGAGTAGTAATCACTTGAATGGTCCAATTCCAAGCGCAGTTGGCAACTGTACCAAGCTCAAAATCCTTTCGCTATTTGGTAATGCTCTATCTGGTTCAATTCCATCAAATTTAGGAAGATGTACCCAGCTCAAAGAACTTTGGCTAAATTATAATGCTCTATCTGGTTCAATTCGATCAAATTTAGGAAGATGTACCAAGCTAGAATACCTTATGCTATGTGGTAATGCTCTATCTGGTTCAATTCCATCAAATTTAGGAAAACTGTCATCCTTGGAGCACTTGGATGTATCTCAGAACAAACTCACTGGAACTCTTCCTAAAAGTCTTTGGCAGCTTTCCAAACTTGAAGAGCTTCGTATTGCTGATAATTTAATAGAAGGTGTTGTGAGTGAGAGTCACCTAGACAATCTAACAGCGTTATGGATCTTTGACGCATCTGGAAACTCCTACTTGACCTTAAAAGTAAGTGCAAATTGGACTCCTCGTGCCCAATTTCTAGTACTTGGATTGTGCTCGTGGAAGCTAAGTCCCCAATTTCCTACATGGATCCGATCACAAAAATTCCTTCAGGCTTTGAAGTTGTCCTTCACAGGAATTTCAGATACCATTCCACCTTGGTTATTCAACTCATCATTGGTACATGTAGACCTTTCTCACAATCAACTCCATG GAGGCATCTCTCATGTTTTGTGTGAATTCAAGAATAAAAATCGAGTTCTTGGGCATCTGGATCTTGGGGAGAATTCTCTATCAGGAGAAATTCCTAACTGTTGGATGAATTACCCAAGCTTGTATCACATCGACCTCAACAGCAATAACTTCACCGGAAGCATTCCAAGGTCATTGTTTCATTTGGAAGATCTGGAGTATTTAGGCTTGGGTAACAACAGTCTCACTGGTCCGATAACCTTTGACTTTgtaaatcatgaataa